Proteins from one Poecile atricapillus isolate bPoeAtr1 chromosome 6, bPoeAtr1.hap1, whole genome shotgun sequence genomic window:
- the LOC131580103 gene encoding uncharacterized protein LOC131580103, protein MVRLCTHHQKQFIRVLNDIYTEVQPDSDGQQLSESESMEASTCGSSCSQRSTENQDKGATCTESKLPSTLDPGQSGADGPLHVMGQAPKQPVELKSLDRAESSSPALRRDFCELPITRLCSASPKDSPTQGYLSTLNSSSLNFHHAAKSLEGQQAAGQEQEAGIRKCEDNKEQPAGKTLMEGYISVKVANVNGSEDSLESCLGSQKSSFRALPEESWDPGFAVTPPRRADKENALQCSSKASLHQDLDAKEQDVRPKQENHLHAMAKGKAGCQLHPADKGTLDKSKEGWLPTGAVPAAHRTPGGHPRAKAASLRSSRKSKKASGLRINDYDNQCDVVYISQPITECHFETQRLASSRRTARKSTRGYYFNGECCELPTVRTLVKSSRAEERASSPALRTETLVSAKPPLVLSVEGSAGAGREGEKRVSLRLLAKVAPTSRETKERAELSSVQLRDTRALRSREAAVAMPFFSLSAPPSPQKEDSLASSPPPGSPPAEGGGMTVGGTVTWEAGRSLGSSGDGSSSRQAADIAAFSISEAHGEEEGCPGSDIQTVPDLPASPGPKSSSQPSATTNTTPLSCDGARDPAQLPGSGDAELCEQCLAEPSPSSPGSQAPDEPPATMDGESPLEPPATLQCGDVNKSIDAKPEAESLVMVGDSPLVQEDAVLISTPLPKILEVEAMQNNNTAGEKEPTEGEMPPDPNSSDSVSSKDSLDKKRKKGRRVLVASDRCLRSQQSQSSAEGSAEDSGSSSSVQLPCLQIKVSKSPGPKRFKREVQLDEAASMHFPNDCFPNVLLKTSEGLDIGQAPESITEQQPGEENGVTTRQTYKSILAKETAAEGESSSKDDSSANSSQSHLGEMLEISIQADSEKKNILLPPENSVPANDAEQVDVKIVNASTKDKESSDSARDLGNPVDYELVTNLPLCPSSRGGSKHLPAKTAKHKKVALQFYNLRHAPAPVDSAKKNTAGKESMQAIPKLRDEHSSGNDDCPALEDIDMADSKPKFMEWCAEEDNQELIAEFNTHYMKIQKGWIQLEKEVQPTPKVKNKADKLKEIWKSKKRTRKSRGSLEVQKLSPVQMLFMKAFKLSDICQWFLETTETRSLVIVKKLNTRLPGEIPPMKVPMQKYSSSSLYPSSLQAERLKKHLKKFAATTPARNNLKNQKLWAKIRENADKAEAEEATTPNQTSPTDTSTKELSEDKSIQPALSLPTQASTRILRKYSNLRGKLRAQQRVAKAEKQSDGPGDHLSLESKQSRKSVCINPLMSPKLALQIKAAAFPAKSHSVDGTGKGRKGKSRSQEDPLPKVDFQLSKKKKMLKESGSTQERSSSSIKDKLPAKKASKIKHSEVSTKSPATRKQTAVERSNKLARKMSLKEKRVPKKQLEKMRLPMRKGKENTSRRAVLPPSHEELSKSPKQKPLGESSTRSQKMANKKHSSGKTLTRSMKKMQENSVSQGKRKLRAKVDCSHSKRSRLDPK, encoded by the coding sequence ATGGTCAGACTGTGTACACATCACCAGAAGCAGTTCATTCGTGTGCTAAACGACATATACACTGAAGTACAACCAGACTCTGACGGCCAGCAGTTATCCGAATCTGAGAGCATGGAGGCCTCTACTTGTGGCTCCAGTTGTAGCCAGCGAAGCACTGAAAATCAGGATAAGGGTGCTACTTGTACTGAATCAAAGCTCCCTTCTACATTGGATCCAGGACAGTCAGGAGCCGATGGCCCCCTGCATGTTATGGGACAAGCCCCAAAGCAGCCAGTGGAACTGAAGTCTCTGGACAGAGCAGAGAGCTCCAGTCCTGCTTTGAGAAGGGACTTCTGCGAGCTCCCCATCACCAGGCTTTGCTCTGCTAGTCCAAAGGATAGCCCCACCCAAGGATACCTCAGCACATTGAACTCTTCCTCTTTGAATTTCCATCATGCTGCAAAGAGCCTGGAAGGGCAGCAAGCTGCTGGACAGGAACAAGAAGCTGGTATCAGGAAGTGTGAGGATAATAAAGAGCAGCCAGCAGGTAAGACTCTCATGGAAGGTTATATCTCAGTCAAAGTGGCAAATGTGAATGGCAGCGAAGACAGCTTAGAGAGCTGTCTGGGGTCCCAAAAGAGCTCTTTCAGGGCTCTCCCAGAGGAGTCCTGGGATCCTGGCTTTGCAGTGACGCCCCCTCGCAGAGCTGATAAAGAGAACGCTTTGCAATGCAGCTCAAAAGCATCTTTGCACCAGGACTTAGATGCAAAAGAACAAGATGTGAGACCAAAGCAAGAAAACCACCTGCATGCCATGGCCAAGGGCAAGGCAGGCTGCCAGCTGCACCCAGCCGACAAGGGCACGCTGGACAAGTCCAAAGAGGGCTGGCTGCCCACTGGCGCCGTGCCAGCCGCCCACCGGACCCCCGGTGGGCACCCCCGCGCCAAGGCAGCCTCCCTCAGGTCCTCTCGGAAGAGCAAGAAGGCCTCAGGGCTGAGGATCAATGACTATGACAACCAGTGTGATGTGGTGTACATCAGCCAGCCCATCACCGAGTGCCATTTCGAGACCCAGCGGCTGGCGTCGTCCCGCAGGACGGCGAGGAAGAGCACCCGGGGGTATTACTTCAACGGGGAGTGCTGCGAGCTCCCGACTGTCCGCACGCTGGTGAAGAGCTCCCGGGCAGAGGAGAGGGCGAGCAGCCCAGCACTGCGAACAGAGACCCTCGTAAGTGCAAAGCCACCCCTGGTGCTCTCGGTGGAGGGATCTGCAGGGGCAGGACGGGAGGGTGAGAAGAGGGTTTCCTTGAGGCTCTTGGCTAAAGTGGCACCGACCAGCCGAGAAACAAAAgagagagctgagctgagctccgTGCAGCTCCGGGATACCCGAGCACTGCGATCAAGGGAAGCTGCTGTGGCCATGCCGttcttctccctctctgctccacCCAGCCCCCAGAAAGAGGACAGCTTGGCCAGCTCACCGCCACCTGGCTCCCCTCCTGCTGAAGGAGGGGGGATGACAGTAGGAGGCACTGTCACCTGGGAAGCTGGCAGAAGcctgggctcctctggggatggcagcagcagcaggcaggctgCTGATATTGCTGCCTTTTCCATCTCAGAAGCACACGGTGAGGAGGAGGGTTGTCCAGGCTCTGACATACAAACTGTTCCAGacctccctgccagcccagggccAAAGTCTTCCTCACAGCCCTCTGCCACTACAAACACAACACCTCTGTCCTGTGATGGTGCCAGGGATCCTGCCCAGCTTCCAGGCTCAGGGGATGCTGAGCTCTGTGAGCAGTGTCTGGCAGAGCCCTCCCCAAGCTCTCCAGGCTCACAGGCTCCTGATGAGCCCCCTGCCACCATGGATGGGGAGAGCCCCCTGGAGCCCCCTGCCACTTTGCAGTGTGGGGATGTGAACAAAAGCATTGATGCTAAACCAGAAGCTGAATCATTGGTCATGGTGGGTGACAGCCCTCTTGTGCAAGAGGATGCTGTGCTCATCAGcacacccctccccaaaatcttgGAAGTGGAGGCAATGCAGAATAACAACACAGCAGGTGAAAAAGAGCCCACTGAAGGGGAAATGCCACCCGACCCAAACAGCTCAGACTCTGTCTCTTCCAAAGACAGTCTAGACAAGAAGCGAAAGAAAGGTAGGAGAGTGCTAGTGGCATCGGATCGGTGTCTCCGAAGCCAACAATCCCAGTCATCTGCTGAGGGCAGTGCTGAGGACTCTGGTTcttccagctctgtgcagcttCCTTGCCTTCAGATCAAAGTCTCCAAGAGCCCTGGCCCTAAGCGGTTCAAGAGGGAAGTGCAGCTGGATGAGGCAGCATCCATGCACTTCCCAAATGACTGCTTTCCCAATGTGCTGCTCAAAACCAGTGAAGGGCTGGACATTGGCCAGGCTCCAGAGAGCATcactgagcagcagccaggcgAGGAGAATGGTGTCACTACCAGACAAACCTATAAAAGCATCTTAGCAAAAGAGACTGCTGCAGAGGGAGAAAGTTCCTCTAAAGATGACTCCTCTGCTAACAGCAGCCAAAGTCATCTGGGTGAGATGCTGGAAATCAGCATCCAGGCTGattctgagaagaaaaacatcctCCTCCCTCCAGAGAACAGTGTTCCTGCAAATGATGCTGAGCAAGTGGATGTGAAAATAGTCAATGCCAGTACAAAGGACAAGGAGAGCTCTGACAGTGCCAGGGATCTGGGCAATCCAGTGGACTACGAGCTGGTGACCAATTTGCCTTTGTgtcccagcagcagaggtggaAGCAAGCATCTTCCAGCAAAAACTGCAAAGCATAAAAAGGTTGCTCTGCAATTTTATAACTTAAGGCATGCACCTGCACCTGTAGACAGTGCAAAAAAGAACACAGCAGGGAAGGAGTCTATGCAAGCAATCCCCAAACTGAGGGATGAACACAGTTCAGGGAATGATGACTGCCCAGCACTGGAGGACATAGACATGGCTGACAGCAAACCAAAGTTCATGGAGTGGTGTGCTGAAGAGGATAACCAGGAGCTCATTGCTGAGTTCAACACTCATTACATGAAAATCCAGAAGGGCTGGAttcagctggagaaggaggTCCAGCCAACCCCCAAGGTAAAGAACAAAGCCGACAAACTGAAAGAGatttggaaaagcaaaaaaagaacaCGGAAAAGCAGAGGCTCATTGGAAGTGCAGAAGCTTTCTCCTGTGCAGATGCTGTTTATGAAGGCCTTTAAGCTGTCTGACATATGCCAGTGGTTTCTGGAGACAACTGAAACCAGGTCTCTAGTTATTGTGAAGAAACTCAACACCCGTCTCCCAGGGGAGATTCCCCCCATGAAAGTCCCCATGCAGAAATATTCTTCCTCTAGTCTCTACCCCAGCTCACTACAAGCTGAACGTTTGAAAAAACATCTCAAGAAGTTTGCTGCCACTACCCCAGCTCGGAATAACCTGAAGAACCAAAAGCTTTGGGCCAAAATTCGTGAGAATGCTGATAAAGCAGAGGCTGAAGAAGCCACCACTCCCAACCAGACGTCTCCCACTGATACCAGCACCAAGGAGCTGAGTGAAGACAAATCCATCCAGCCTGCCCTCAGCTTGCCCACGCAGGCTAGCACCAGGATCCTGCGCAAGTACTCCAATCTTCGGGGCAAGCTGCGAGCCCAGCAGCGCGTGGCGAAGGCAGAGAAGCAGAGTGATGGCCCAGGGGATCATCTGTCCCTGGAGAGCAAGCAGAGCCGGAAGAGTGTGTGCATCAACCCCCTGATGTCTCCAAAGCTGGCCTTGCAGATCAAAGCAGCTGCCTTTCCTGCTAAATCTCACTCCGTGGATGGAACGGGGAAGGGGCGGAAGGGGAAGAGCAGGTCCCAAGAGGACCCCTTACCCAAAGTCGACTTCCAGCTcagcaagaagaagaagatgctGAAGGAGAGCGGGAGCACCCAGGAGCGATCCAGCTCCTCCATCAAGGACAAGCTGCCTGCCAAGAAGGCTAGTAAAATAAAGCATTCAGAGGTCAGCACAAAATCTCCCGCCACCCGAAAGCAGACTGCTGTGGAGAGGAGCAATAAACTGGccagaaaaatgtctttgaaagAGAAGAGAGTTCCGaaaaagcagctggagaagatGCGACTCCCCATGCGGAAGGGCAAGGAGAACACGAGCAGACGGGCTGTGCTGCCTCCCAGCCATGAGGAGCTGTCCAAGTCCCCAAAGCAGAAGCCCCTGGGAGAGTCCTCCACACGGTCACAGAAGATGGCCAACAAGAAGCACAGCAGTGGGAAGACCCTAACAAGATCCATGAAGAAGATGCAGGAGAACAGTGTGTCTCAGGGCAAGAGGAAGCTGAGGGCAAAAGTGGACTGTTCGCACAGCAAACGCTCACGACTGGACCCGAAATAG